One genomic segment of Agromyces intestinalis includes these proteins:
- the trpB gene encoding tryptophan synthase subunit beta: protein MSLRTEAGPYFGDFGGRFVPESLIAALDELSDAYQLAKQDPEFARELTDLLVNYAGRPSIITEVPRFAEHAGGARIILKREDLNHTGSHKINNVLGQAILTKRIGKSRVIAETGAGQHGVATATAAALFGLDCTIYMGKVDTQRQALNVARMRLLGAEVIAVEHGTATLKDAINEALRDWVTNVEHTNYIFGTAAGPHPFPAMVRDFQKIIGEEAREQVLALTGRLPDAVAACVGGGSNAIGIFHAFLDDADVSLYGFEAGGEGHETPRTAATITLGRPGVLHGARSFLLQDEDGQTRDSHSISAGLDYPGVGPEHSWLSSIGRATYLPVTDAAAMDALRLLSRTEGIIPAIESAHALAGALELGRELGPDGVILVSLSGRGDKDMETAGRWFGLIDEGATQA from the coding sequence ATGTCCCTGCGCACCGAAGCCGGACCGTACTTCGGCGACTTCGGCGGCCGGTTCGTTCCCGAGTCGCTCATCGCCGCGCTCGACGAACTCTCCGACGCCTACCAGCTCGCGAAGCAGGACCCCGAGTTCGCGCGCGAACTCACCGACCTGCTCGTGAACTACGCCGGTCGGCCGTCGATCATCACCGAGGTGCCGCGGTTCGCGGAGCACGCCGGCGGCGCCCGGATCATCCTGAAGCGCGAAGACCTGAACCACACCGGCTCGCACAAGATCAACAACGTGCTCGGCCAGGCGATCCTCACCAAGCGGATCGGCAAGTCGCGCGTCATCGCCGAGACCGGCGCCGGCCAGCACGGTGTCGCCACCGCCACCGCGGCAGCGTTGTTCGGGCTCGACTGCACCATCTACATGGGCAAGGTCGACACCCAGCGCCAGGCGCTGAACGTCGCCCGAATGCGCCTGCTCGGCGCCGAGGTGATCGCGGTCGAGCACGGCACGGCCACGCTGAAGGACGCGATCAACGAGGCGCTGCGCGATTGGGTCACGAACGTCGAGCACACCAACTACATCTTCGGCACGGCGGCGGGGCCGCACCCGTTCCCGGCCATGGTGCGCGACTTCCAGAAGATCATCGGCGAAGAGGCTCGCGAGCAGGTGCTCGCCCTCACCGGTCGGCTTCCCGACGCGGTCGCGGCGTGCGTGGGCGGCGGATCCAACGCGATCGGCATCTTCCACGCGTTCCTCGACGACGCGGATGTCTCGCTCTACGGGTTCGAGGCCGGGGGAGAGGGGCACGAGACGCCCCGCACCGCGGCGACCATCACACTCGGCCGCCCCGGCGTGCTGCACGGCGCACGGAGCTTCCTCCTGCAAGACGAGGACGGCCAGACCCGCGACTCGCACTCGATCTCGGCGGGGCTCGACTACCCCGGAGTCGGCCCCGAGCACTCCTGGCTGAGTTCGATCGGTCGCGCGACGTACCTGCCCGTGACCGACGCGGCCGCGATGGACGCGCTGCGGCTGCTCAGCCGCACCGAGGGCATCATTCCCGCCATCGAGTCGGCGCACGCCCTGGCCGGCGCGCTCGAGCTGGGCCGCGAGCTCGGCCCCGACGGAGTCATCCTCGTGAGCCTGTCGGGCCGCGGCGACAAGGACATGGAGACCGCCGGACGCTGGTTCGGCCTCATCGACGAAGGGGCGACGCAGGCATGA
- the trpA gene encoding tryptophan synthase subunit alpha has translation MSVRDTIRTRVDAGSGALIGYLPVGFPTLAESIDAAVAIASNGVDAIELGLPYSDPVMDGAVIQAATQQALRNGFRLRDGFTAVREITSQIEVPILMMTYWNPVVQYGVDRFADDLLAAGGSGLITPDLIPDEASEWITASDRTGLDRVFLAAPSSTGERLERVVAQSRGFVYAVSTMGITGARQDVDAAARGVVERLRAHGCDSTCVGVGISSADQVREVLEYADGAIVGSALVKALGDGGVEGVGRLASDLARGTRAA, from the coding sequence ATGAGCGTGCGCGACACCATCCGCACGCGGGTCGACGCCGGTTCGGGCGCGCTGATCGGCTACCTGCCGGTCGGATTCCCGACCCTCGCCGAGTCGATCGACGCCGCCGTGGCGATCGCGTCGAACGGCGTGGACGCGATCGAGCTGGGCCTGCCGTACTCCGACCCCGTGATGGACGGCGCGGTTATCCAGGCCGCCACGCAGCAGGCGCTGCGCAACGGGTTCCGACTGCGCGACGGCTTCACCGCGGTGCGCGAGATCACCTCGCAGATCGAGGTGCCGATCCTCATGATGACCTACTGGAACCCCGTCGTGCAGTACGGCGTCGACCGGTTCGCCGACGACCTGCTCGCCGCGGGTGGTTCCGGGCTCATCACGCCCGACCTCATCCCCGACGAGGCATCCGAGTGGATCACGGCCTCCGACCGCACCGGGCTCGACCGGGTCTTCCTCGCCGCGCCCTCGTCGACCGGCGAGCGTCTCGAACGGGTCGTCGCGCAGAGCCGCGGCTTCGTGTACGCCGTGTCGACGATGGGCATCACCGGCGCCCGCCAGGACGTCGACGCGGCCGCCCGCGGCGTGGTCGAGCGCCTGCGCGCCCACGGCTGCGACAGCACCTGCGTCGGCGTCGGCATCTCGAGCGCCGACCAGGTGCGCGAGGTGCTCGAGTACGCCGACGGCGCGATCGTCGGCTCGGCGCTCGTCAAGGCGCTCGGCGACGGAGGGGTCGAGGGGGTCGGCCGGCTCGCGTCCGACCTCGCACGCGGCACCCGCGCCGCGTGA
- the lgt gene encoding prolipoprotein diacylglyceryl transferase, whose amino-acid sequence MSAPFSIPSPDEAWQILEINLFGWQINLHMYALCILLGIILAVVITSRRLTRRGAEPGVVLDIALWAVPLGIIGARLYHVLTHPADYFYEGANIWNPFQPGAIWNIWEGGNAIFGSLIGGAVGVLIGCRLTGLRFWSFADALAPGLLVAQAIGRIGNWFNHELFGAPTDLPWGLEIPSDNAAWPQGLAEGTLFHPTFLYELIWNLAGAAVIILLERRMSLRWGKAFGVYLIWYGLGRSFFESIRVDPSEMFLGIRVNVWAAWAAVVIGIVLILVQRHRHPGLEPSVYVPGREWVRPDPEVDSDDTESDSDSLDDGVEGEPAEGATAATSPGRPVSE is encoded by the coding sequence GTGTCAGCACCGTTCAGCATTCCGAGCCCCGATGAGGCGTGGCAGATCCTCGAGATCAACCTCTTCGGGTGGCAGATCAACCTGCACATGTACGCGCTGTGCATCCTGCTGGGCATCATCCTGGCCGTGGTCATCACGTCGCGCCGACTCACCAGGCGCGGCGCCGAACCCGGCGTCGTGCTCGACATCGCGCTCTGGGCCGTGCCGCTCGGCATCATCGGCGCGCGGCTCTACCACGTCCTCACCCACCCCGCCGACTACTTCTACGAAGGCGCGAACATCTGGAACCCCTTCCAGCCGGGCGCGATCTGGAACATCTGGGAGGGCGGCAACGCCATCTTCGGCTCGCTCATCGGCGGTGCGGTCGGCGTGCTCATCGGCTGCCGGCTGACGGGCCTGCGGTTCTGGTCGTTCGCCGACGCGCTCGCACCCGGCCTGCTCGTCGCGCAGGCGATCGGGCGGATCGGCAACTGGTTCAACCACGAGCTGTTCGGTGCCCCGACCGACCTGCCGTGGGGGCTCGAGATCCCCTCGGACAACGCGGCATGGCCGCAGGGCCTGGCCGAGGGCACGCTGTTCCATCCGACGTTCCTCTACGAGCTCATCTGGAACCTCGCGGGTGCGGCGGTGATCATCCTGCTCGAGCGTCGGATGAGCCTGCGCTGGGGCAAGGCGTTCGGCGTGTACCTGATCTGGTACGGCCTCGGTCGCTCGTTCTTCGAGTCGATCCGGGTCGATCCGAGCGAGATGTTCCTCGGCATCCGGGTCAACGTCTGGGCGGCGTGGGCGGCGGTCGTGATCGGCATCGTGCTGATCCTCGTGCAGCGTCATCGCCACCCCGGGCTCGAGCCGAGCGTCTACGTCCCGGGGCGCGAGTGGGTGCGCCCCGACCCTGAGGTAGACTCGGACGACACCGAGTCCGACTCAGACTCTCTCGACGACGGCGTCGAGGGCGAGCCCGCAGAAGGCGCGACGGCAGCCACAAGCCCAGGTCGTCCCGTCTCCGAGTAA
- the gltB gene encoding glutamate synthase large subunit produces the protein MSPTPPFARFSSVPEAQGLYDPAAEKDACGLAMVATLRGTAGHDIIQHALDALRHLEHRGAVGSDAGTGDGAGIITQVPDAFLREVVGFPLPAAGAYAVGNAFLPIDPTARSAVKQQLQAIAAAEGLTVLGWREVPVRPDELGTLARAAMPAVHQLYVRATSVDDEGRSAAGIELDRLTFRLRKRAERELDLYFASLSSRTMVYKGMVTTLQLEPFYPDLSDERFASKLALVHSRYSTNTFPSWPLAQPFRMIAHNGEINTIQGNRNWMRARQSQLESELLGDLAPILPIVTPGASDSASFDEVVELLTLAGRSLPHAIMMMVPEAWENQTEIDPARRAFYEYHSMLMEPWDGPAAIVFTDGSLVGATLDRNGLRPGRYLVTDDGLVVLASEIGVLDIDQSRIVRKGRLQPGRMFLVDTEAGRLIEDDEIKADLAAQAPYADWLEQGRIRLGELPEREHIVHPPLSVNRRQRTFGYTEEEVKILLTPMAKTGQEPIGAMGSDTPVAVLSQRPRLLFDYFTQQFAQVTNPPLDSIREQVVTSLGTSLGPERNLLSAGPEHARQVALDFPVIDNDELAKIVHIDPSSGSRTTATIRGLYRFDEGRDAMRNRLRAICDEVDEAIEAGVAFIVLSDRDSDKDLAPIPSLLMLSTVHHHLIRTENRMKVGLIVEAGDVREVHHVALLVGYGASAVNPYLAMETCEDLVRSGVITGITPEQAVHNVIKALGKGVLKIMSKMGISTISSYGGAQAFEAVGLAQDFIDEYFTGTTSKLGGVGLDVIATENLERHASAYPADVAVRAHERLATGGEYQWRRDGSPHLFNPETVFRLQHSTRNRRYDVFREYTKLVDDQAEQLMTLRGLFTLRTGTRPPVPIDEVESVASIVKRFSTGAMSYGSISKEAHETLAIAMNRLGAKSNTGEGGEDLDRLLDPERRSAIKQVASGRFGVTSMYLTHADDIQIKLAQGAKPGEGGQLPPAKVYPWVARTRHATAGVGLISPPPHHDIYSIEDLKQLIFDLKRANPGARVHVKLVSQSGIGAVAAGTAKALADVILVSGHDGGTGASPLNSLKHAGTPWELGLAETQQTLMLNGMRDRVVVQVDGQLKTGRDVIIGALLGAEEFGFATAPLVVEGCVMMRVCHLDTCPVGVATQNPELRKRFTGKPEFVVNFFEFIAQEVREYLAELGFRSLDEVIGRRELLDVDRAVSHWKADGLDLAPVLVGPDFSDAEPRRNARAQDHELQEHFDNELIRRARQVLDHGGRVEVELPIRNTERAVGTMLGHEVTLRHGEQGLPAGSIDVALTGSAGQSLGAFLPSGVTLRLSGDANDYVGKGLSGGQIIVRPVESAGFVAEQNVIAGNVIGYGATSGSMFIRGIVGERFLVRNSGATAVVEGVGDHALEYMTGGLALILGETGRNLGAGMSGGTAYVLGLRESRINRESLAGGELELLGLGGADREIVRDLLEQHVAQTGSAVAARLLDEGDAAFDRFTKVLPRDYAAVLRTRQSAVEEGLDPDGDVVWGRIMEVTGG, from the coding sequence GTGTCGCCCACCCCACCCTTCGCGAGATTCAGCTCGGTTCCCGAGGCTCAGGGACTCTACGACCCTGCCGCCGAGAAGGACGCGTGCGGCCTCGCCATGGTGGCGACGCTGCGCGGTACCGCCGGCCATGACATCATCCAGCACGCCCTCGACGCGCTGCGCCACCTCGAGCACCGCGGCGCGGTCGGGTCCGATGCGGGCACGGGCGACGGCGCGGGCATCATCACGCAGGTGCCCGACGCATTCCTGCGCGAGGTCGTCGGGTTCCCGCTGCCCGCGGCCGGCGCGTACGCGGTCGGCAACGCGTTCCTGCCGATCGACCCCACCGCGCGCAGCGCGGTGAAGCAGCAGCTGCAGGCGATCGCCGCGGCCGAGGGCCTCACGGTGCTCGGGTGGCGCGAGGTGCCGGTGCGCCCCGACGAGCTCGGCACCCTCGCGCGCGCGGCGATGCCGGCCGTGCACCAGCTGTACGTGCGTGCGACGTCGGTCGACGACGAAGGGCGTTCGGCCGCCGGCATCGAGCTCGACCGCCTGACGTTCCGGCTGCGCAAGCGAGCCGAGCGCGAGCTCGACCTCTACTTCGCCTCGCTGTCGAGCCGCACCATGGTCTACAAGGGCATGGTCACGACGCTTCAGCTCGAGCCGTTCTATCCCGACCTGTCCGACGAGCGCTTCGCGTCCAAGCTCGCGCTCGTGCACTCGCGGTACTCGACCAACACCTTCCCGTCGTGGCCGCTCGCCCAGCCGTTCCGCATGATCGCCCACAACGGCGAGATCAACACCATCCAGGGCAACCGCAACTGGATGCGCGCGCGCCAGTCGCAGCTCGAGAGCGAGCTGCTCGGCGACCTCGCGCCGATCCTGCCGATCGTCACGCCGGGCGCGAGCGACTCGGCGTCGTTCGACGAGGTGGTCGAGCTGCTGACCCTCGCCGGGCGCAGCCTGCCGCACGCGATCATGATGATGGTTCCCGAGGCGTGGGAGAACCAGACCGAGATCGACCCCGCCCGTCGCGCGTTCTACGAGTACCACTCCATGCTCATGGAGCCGTGGGACGGCCCCGCGGCGATCGTGTTCACCGACGGGTCGCTCGTCGGCGCGACGCTCGACCGCAACGGACTGCGTCCGGGGCGCTACCTGGTCACCGACGACGGACTCGTCGTGCTCGCGAGCGAGATCGGGGTGCTCGACATCGACCAGTCGCGCATCGTGCGCAAGGGGCGGCTGCAGCCCGGGCGGATGTTCCTCGTCGACACCGAGGCCGGTCGACTCATCGAGGACGACGAGATCAAGGCCGACCTCGCCGCCCAGGCGCCGTACGCGGACTGGCTCGAGCAGGGTCGAATCCGGCTCGGCGAGCTGCCCGAGCGCGAGCACATCGTGCACCCGCCGCTGTCGGTGAACCGTCGCCAGCGCACGTTCGGCTACACCGAGGAAGAAGTGAAGATCCTCCTCACCCCGATGGCGAAGACCGGTCAGGAGCCGATCGGCGCGATGGGGTCCGACACGCCGGTCGCGGTGCTGTCGCAGCGCCCGCGCCTGCTGTTCGACTACTTCACCCAGCAGTTCGCGCAGGTGACGAACCCGCCGCTCGACTCGATCCGCGAGCAGGTCGTCACCTCGCTCGGCACGTCGCTCGGGCCCGAGCGCAACCTGCTCTCGGCGGGTCCCGAGCACGCCCGCCAGGTCGCGCTCGACTTCCCGGTCATCGATAACGACGAGCTCGCGAAGATCGTCCACATCGACCCGAGCTCGGGCTCGCGCACCACCGCGACGATCCGCGGCCTGTACCGGTTCGACGAGGGGCGCGACGCGATGCGCAACCGCCTCCGGGCGATCTGCGACGAGGTCGACGAAGCGATCGAGGCGGGCGTCGCCTTCATCGTGCTGAGCGACCGCGACTCCGACAAGGACCTCGCTCCGATCCCGTCGCTGCTCATGCTCTCGACGGTGCACCACCACCTGATCCGCACCGAGAACCGCATGAAGGTCGGGCTGATCGTCGAGGCGGGCGACGTGCGCGAGGTGCACCACGTGGCCCTGCTCGTCGGCTACGGGGCATCCGCCGTGAACCCCTACCTCGCGATGGAGACCTGCGAGGACCTCGTGCGTTCGGGGGTGATCACCGGCATCACCCCCGAGCAGGCCGTGCACAACGTGATCAAGGCGCTCGGCAAGGGCGTGCTCAAGATCATGTCGAAGATGGGCATCTCGACGATCTCGTCGTACGGCGGCGCACAGGCGTTCGAGGCCGTCGGTCTGGCGCAGGACTTCATCGACGAGTACTTCACCGGTACCACCTCGAAGCTGGGCGGCGTCGGACTCGACGTCATCGCGACCGAGAACCTCGAGCGCCACGCCTCGGCGTACCCGGCCGACGTCGCGGTGCGCGCGCACGAGCGGCTCGCGACCGGCGGCGAGTACCAATGGCGTCGCGACGGCTCGCCGCACCTGTTCAACCCCGAGACGGTGTTCCGGCTGCAGCACTCGACGCGCAACCGCCGATACGACGTCTTCCGCGAGTACACGAAGCTCGTGGACGACCAGGCCGAGCAGCTGATGACGCTCCGCGGCCTGTTCACGCTGCGCACCGGCACTCGACCGCCGGTGCCGATCGACGAGGTCGAGTCGGTCGCATCGATCGTGAAGCGGTTCTCGACCGGCGCGATGAGCTACGGCTCGATCTCGAAGGAGGCGCACGAGACCCTCGCCATCGCGATGAACCGGCTCGGCGCCAAGTCGAACACGGGCGAGGGCGGCGAGGATCTCGACCGCCTGCTCGACCCCGAACGTCGCAGCGCGATCAAGCAGGTCGCCTCCGGTCGGTTCGGAGTGACGAGCATGTACCTCACGCACGCCGATGACATCCAGATCAAGCTCGCGCAGGGCGCCAAGCCCGGCGAGGGCGGGCAGTTGCCGCCCGCGAAGGTCTATCCGTGGGTGGCGCGCACGCGGCACGCGACCGCCGGCGTCGGGCTCATCTCGCCGCCCCCGCACCACGACATCTACTCGATCGAAGACCTCAAGCAGCTCATCTTCGATCTGAAGCGCGCCAACCCGGGCGCCCGGGTGCACGTGAAGCTGGTGAGCCAGTCGGGCATCGGCGCCGTCGCGGCGGGCACGGCCAAGGCGCTCGCGGACGTCATCCTGGTGTCGGGCCATGACGGCGGCACCGGCGCAAGCCCGCTGAACTCGCTCAAGCACGCCGGCACGCCCTGGGAGCTCGGCCTGGCCGAGACGCAGCAGACGCTCATGCTGAACGGCATGCGCGATCGGGTGGTCGTGCAGGTCGACGGCCAGTTGAAGACCGGCCGCGACGTGATCATCGGCGCCCTGCTCGGCGCCGAGGAGTTCGGCTTCGCGACCGCTCCGCTCGTGGTCGAGGGATGCGTCATGATGCGTGTCTGCCATCTCGACACGTGCCCAGTGGGGGTCGCCACGCAGAACCCCGAGCTGCGCAAGCGCTTCACCGGCAAGCCCGAGTTCGTGGTGAACTTCTTCGAGTTCATCGCGCAGGAGGTGCGGGAGTACCTCGCCGAGCTCGGCTTCCGCTCGCTCGACGAGGTCATCGGCCGTCGCGAGCTGCTCGACGTCGACCGCGCAGTCTCGCACTGGAAGGCCGACGGCCTCGACCTGGCGCCCGTGCTCGTCGGCCCCGACTTCTCGGACGCCGAACCGCGACGCAACGCCCGCGCGCAGGACCACGAGCTGCAGGAGCACTTCGACAACGAGCTCATCCGTCGCGCGCGCCAGGTGCTGGACCACGGCGGTCGCGTCGAGGTCGAGCTGCCGATCCGCAACACCGAGCGGGCGGTGGGCACGATGCTCGGGCACGAGGTCACGCTGCGCCACGGCGAGCAGGGCCTGCCCGCTGGGTCGATCGACGTCGCCCTGACCGGGTCGGCCGGGCAGTCGCTCGGCGCGTTCCTGCCGTCGGGCGTGACGCTGCGGCTGTCGGGCGACGCGAACGACTACGTCGGCAAGGGTCTCTCGGGCGGACAGATCATCGTGCGCCCGGTCGAGTCCGCCGGGTTCGTCGCCGAGCAGAACGTGATCGCCGGCAACGTCATCGGGTACGGCGCCACGAGCGGCTCGATGTTCATCCGCGGCATCGTGGGCGAGCGTTTCCTGGTGCGCAACTCGGGTGCGACCGCCGTCGTCGAGGGCGTCGGCGACCACGCCCTCGAGTACATGACGGGCGGGCTCGCGCTGATCCTCGGCGAGACCGGCCGGAACCTGGGCGCCGGGATGTCCGGCGGCACGGCGTACGTCCTCGGACTGCGCGAGTCGCGCATCAACCGCGAGTCGCTCGCGGGCGGCGAGCTCGAACTGCTCGGCCTCGGCGGCGCCGACCGCGAGATCGTCCGGGACCTGCTCGAACAGCATGTCGCCCAGACCGGATCGGCCGTGGCCGCACGCTTGCTCGACGAGGGCGACGCCGCGTTCGATCGGTTCACGAAGGTGCTGCCGCGCGATTACGCGGCGGTGCTCCGCACCCGCCAGAGCGCGGTCGAAGAAGGACTGGACCCCGACGGCGATGTCGTGTGGGGACGCATCATGGAGGTGACGGGTGGCTGA
- a CDS encoding glutamate synthase subunit beta, whose translation MADPKGFLKVTERELPKRRPVPVRLMDWKEVYEQGDPAQLRRQAGRCMDCGVPFCHQGCPLGNLIPEWNDLMWRGEGRAAIERLHATNNFPEFTGRLCPAPCESACVLGINQPAVTIKQVEVSIIDQAFGNGWVQPQPPARLTGKTVAVVGSGPAGLAAAQQLTRAGHTVAVFERDDRIGGLLRYGIPDFKMEKRHLDQRLAQMTAEGTRFRAGVDIGTDITWDQLRARYDAVVVATGAMVPRDLPIPGRDLAGVHFAMEYLTQSNRQLAGDEVFDQITAEGKHVVVLGGGDTGADCIGTAHRQGALTVTNLAIGKQPSAERTADQPWPMHPTLFEVQSAHEEGGKREYLASTVEFIANEDGEVRGIRVAETEYLDGRRVPKAGTEREIPADLVLLALGFTGPETDTIEPQLEVGVTARGAFDRDADYATAQPGVFVAGDAGRGQSLIVWAIAEGRAAAAAVDRYLEGETRLPSPIPATARAFAI comes from the coding sequence GTGGCTGACCCGAAGGGATTTCTCAAGGTCACCGAGCGGGAGCTGCCCAAGCGTCGCCCCGTTCCGGTTCGGCTCATGGACTGGAAAGAGGTCTACGAGCAGGGCGATCCGGCGCAGCTGCGCCGACAGGCCGGCCGCTGCATGGACTGCGGCGTGCCGTTCTGCCATCAGGGATGCCCCCTCGGCAACCTGATCCCCGAGTGGAACGACCTGATGTGGCGCGGCGAGGGCCGTGCCGCGATCGAGCGTCTCCACGCGACGAACAACTTCCCCGAGTTCACCGGCCGGCTGTGCCCGGCCCCGTGCGAGTCGGCGTGCGTGCTCGGCATCAACCAGCCCGCCGTGACGATCAAGCAGGTCGAGGTCTCGATCATCGACCAGGCGTTCGGCAACGGCTGGGTGCAGCCGCAGCCGCCCGCGCGGCTCACCGGCAAGACGGTCGCTGTGGTCGGCTCCGGGCCCGCGGGGCTTGCCGCCGCGCAGCAGCTCACGCGCGCCGGCCACACCGTCGCGGTGTTCGAGCGCGACGACCGCATCGGCGGCCTGCTGCGGTACGGCATCCCCGACTTCAAGATGGAGAAGCGCCACCTCGACCAGCGGCTCGCTCAGATGACCGCCGAGGGCACGCGGTTCCGTGCCGGCGTCGACATCGGCACCGACATCACCTGGGACCAACTGCGCGCACGGTACGACGCCGTGGTCGTGGCCACCGGCGCGATGGTGCCGCGCGACCTGCCGATCCCGGGCCGCGACCTGGCGGGCGTGCACTTCGCGATGGAGTACCTCACGCAGTCGAACCGCCAGCTCGCCGGCGACGAGGTCTTCGACCAGATCACCGCCGAGGGCAAGCACGTCGTCGTCCTCGGCGGCGGCGACACCGGTGCCGACTGCATCGGCACCGCCCACCGTCAGGGCGCGCTCACCGTGACGAACCTCGCCATCGGCAAGCAGCCGAGCGCCGAGCGCACGGCCGACCAGCCCTGGCCGATGCATCCGACGCTGTTCGAGGTGCAGTCGGCCCACGAAGAGGGCGGCAAGCGCGAGTACCTCGCCTCGACGGTCGAGTTCATCGCCAACGAGGACGGCGAGGTCCGTGGCATCCGGGTCGCCGAGACCGAGTACCTTGACGGCCGCCGCGTGCCGAAGGCGGGCACCGAGCGCGAGATCCCCGCCGACCTCGTGCTGCTCGCGCTCGGATTCACCGGGCCCGAGACCGACACGATCGAGCCGCAGCTCGAGGTCGGCGTGACCGCACGGGGTGCATTCGACCGCGACGCCGACTACGCCACGGCCCAGCCGGGCGTGTTCGTCGCCGGCGACGCCGGCCGCGGGCAGTCCCTCATCGTCTGGGCCATCGCCGAGGGCCGGGCTGCGGCCGCGGCCGTCGACCGGTACCTTGAAGGCGAGACACGCCTTCCGAGTCCCATTCCCGCGACCGCCCGCGCGTTCGCGATCTGA
- the pyk gene encoding pyruvate kinase gives MRRAKIVATLGPATSSYEQIRAIIDAGIDVARMNLSHGSYDVHEGVYQNVRKAANDSGRAIGVLVDLQGPKIRLGKFADGPHELAEGDIFKITTEDILGTKEIVGTTFKGLPQDVSPGDFLLIDDGKVRVEVLETDGTVVTTRVIVAGPVSNNKGINLPGVAVNVPALSEKDEADLRWGLELGADLIALSFVRNAEDITRVHEIMDEVGRRVPVVAKIEKPQAVDHLEEIIEAFDAIMVARGDLGVELPLEAVPIVQKQAIEIARRLAKPVIVATQMLESMTHSPVPTRAETSDVANAILDGADAVMLSGETSVGEYPVITVQTMARIVESTEQHGLERVPKLGTKPRTQSGAITAAAVDIGDFVDAKYLCVFTESGESVRRMSRLRSRIPILAFTPDQAIRRRMSLFWGVESFVVDRVTHTDQMVGQVDDVIVKSGRAVEGETVVIISGSPPGIPGTTNDVRVHKVGDVL, from the coding sequence ATGAGACGAGCGAAGATCGTCGCCACCCTCGGGCCGGCGACATCGAGCTATGAACAGATCCGGGCGATCATCGACGCGGGCATCGACGTCGCGCGGATGAACCTCAGCCACGGCAGCTACGACGTCCACGAGGGCGTTTACCAGAACGTGCGCAAGGCCGCCAACGACTCCGGCCGCGCGATCGGCGTCCTCGTCGACCTGCAGGGCCCGAAGATTCGGCTCGGCAAGTTCGCCGACGGTCCGCACGAACTCGCCGAGGGTGACATCTTCAAGATCACCACCGAGGACATCCTCGGCACGAAAGAGATCGTCGGCACCACCTTCAAGGGCCTCCCGCAGGACGTGAGTCCCGGTGATTTCCTGCTGATCGACGACGGCAAGGTGCGCGTCGAGGTGCTCGAGACCGACGGCACGGTCGTGACTACCCGCGTGATCGTCGCGGGCCCGGTGTCGAACAACAAGGGCATCAACCTGCCCGGCGTCGCGGTCAACGTGCCCGCGCTCAGCGAGAAGGACGAGGCCGACCTGCGCTGGGGCCTCGAGCTCGGGGCCGACCTGATCGCGCTCTCGTTCGTGCGCAACGCCGAGGACATCACCCGTGTCCACGAGATCATGGACGAGGTCGGGCGCCGCGTGCCCGTGGTCGCGAAGATCGAGAAGCCGCAGGCCGTCGACCACCTCGAGGAGATCATCGAGGCGTTCGACGCGATCATGGTCGCCCGCGGCGACCTCGGCGTCGAGTTGCCGCTCGAGGCGGTGCCGATCGTGCAGAAGCAGGCCATCGAGATCGCCCGCCGGCTTGCGAAGCCGGTCATCGTGGCGACCCAGATGCTCGAGTCGATGACGCACAGCCCGGTGCCGACGCGCGCCGAGACGTCCGACGTCGCGAACGCGATCCTCGACGGCGCCGACGCGGTCATGCTCTCGGGCGAGACGAGCGTGGGCGAGTACCCCGTGATCACCGTGCAGACCATGGCGCGCATCGTCGAGTCGACCGAGCAGCACGGCCTCGAGCGCGTGCCGAAGCTCGGCACCAAGCCGCGCACCCAGTCGGGCGCGATCACCGCGGCCGCCGTCGACATCGGCGACTTCGTCGACGCGAAGTACCTCTGCGTCTTCACCGAGTCGGGCGAGTCGGTGCGACGGATGTCCCGCCTGCGCAGCCGTATCCCGATCCTGGCCTTCACGCCCGATCAGGCCATCCGCCGGCGGATGTCGCTGTTCTGGGGCGTCGAGTCGTTCGTGGTCGACCGCGTCACCCACACCGACCAGATGGTCGGACAGGTCGACGACGTGATCGTGAAGTCGGGCCGCGCCGTCGAGGGCGAGACCGTGGTCATCATCTCCGGTTCGCCTCCCGGGATCCCCGGCACGACGAACGACGTTCGCGTGCACAAGGTCGGCGACGTGCTCTGA